In Sphingomicrobium sediminis, the genomic window CGCAGCCTTTACCTCTTCGTCGCGGCCGCCAAACACCGTGCTCAAATGCGACATCAGTTCACGTAGCTGTTGCTCGTCTTTCGTTTCGATCACTTGAGATGCTGCTTCGCCATAGATCAAGCTCGCGCCGTCCTGACGAGGTGAAAAAGAAGACCAATCCAGCGACCAAAGGCTCGGACAATCAGCCATCAGGCGTTCCACAGTAGGATCATAAAAGCTTTGGCGAGTCATATTTACATCCGGAAAACGCCGAACTTCGGCTGGTCGGGTACCGGCGCATTGAGGCACGCGGCAAACGCCAGGCCCAGCACATCGCGCGTCTGCGCCGGATCGATGATGCCATCGTCCCACAGGCGCGCGGTGGCGTGCCAGGGATTGCCCTCATCCTCATATTTCTGGCGGATCGGCTTCTTGAATTCCTCCGCCTCTTCCTCGCTCCATGTGTCCGCATCGCGGTGCACCGTTGCAAGCACGCTGGCCGCCTGTTCGCCGCCCATCACCGAGATACGCGAATTGGGCCAGGTGAAGAGGAAGTTGGGGCTGTAGGCGCGCCCCGCCATGCCGTAATTGCCCGCGCCGAAGCTGCCGCCGATCAGCACGGTGATCTTGGGCACCTGCGCGGTGGCGACCGCAGTCACCAACTTGGCGCCATGCTTGGCGATCCCTTCCGCCTCATACTTCCCGCCGACCATGAAGCCCGACACGTTCTGGAGGAAAAGGAGCGGGATTTTCCGCTCCGCCGCCAGCTCGATGAAATGCGCGCCTTTGACCGCGCTTTCGCTGAAAATCACGCCATTATTGGCGAGGATCGCGACCGGCAGGCCATGGATATGCGCAAAGCCGCACACCAGGCTCGACCCGTAGAGCGGTTTGAATTCGTGAAACTCGCTGCCATCGACGATGCGCGCAATCACCTCATGCACGTCGTAGGGCGCGCGGACATCCTCGGGGATGATCGAATAAAGCTCCTCGGCGTCATATTTGGGCGCGCGCGGTTCGGCATAATTAAGGTCGGCATTTTCCGCGCCCTGCGGCACAGTTGACAAGATATCGCGCACGATGGTCAGCGCATGCTCGTCATTTTCGGCCAAATGGTCGACCACGCCCGACTTGCGCGCATGCAAATCGCCGCCGCCTAGGTCCTCGGCCGAGATTTCCTCGCCCGTCGCCGCCTTTACCAGCGGCGGCCCGGCAAGGAAGATCGTCCCCTGCTCCTTCACGATGACGCTCTCGTCGCTCATCGCGGGGACATAGGCGCCGCCCGCCGTGCAGCTCCCCATGACGCAGGCAATCTGCGGGATCGCCTTGGCGCTCATATTGGCTTGGTTGAAGAAGATGCGCCCGAAATGGTCGCGGTCGGGGAAGACTTCCGCCTGATGTGGCAGGTTCGCGCCGCCCGAGTCGACCAGGTAGATGCACGGCAGCCGGTTGGCCTCGGCAATCTCCTGCGCGCGCAGATGCTTCTTCACCGTCATCGGATAATAGGTGCCGCCCTTCACAGTGGCATCGTTGCACACGATCATCGCCTGCCGACCCGACACACGCCCGATGCCCGCGATCATGCCCGCGCCCGGCACCTGGCCTTCATACATATCGCAGGCCGCCAGCTGGCCGATCTCGAGAAAGGGCGAACCGGGATCGAGCAACCGCTCAACACGCTCACGCGGGAGCAGCTTGCCGCGGGCAACATGCCTTTCGCGATGCCGCTCGGGCCCGCCCTTGGCGGCCTCCGCCACGTCATCACGAAGCCGCTCCACGAGCGCGCGATTATGCTTTGCCCGGGCTTGCGCCTCGGGCGAGGAAAGGTCGATCTTGCTGTCCAGCGTCGGTGCACTCATGGGCCGTGGCCTAGCGCGGCAAACCCGCTTTGGGAAGCTACTGCGCCGCGGCCATCTTGTCCTCGGAGAGCTTGCGCAAATAGGCGACCAGGTCCGCACGCTCTTCGTCGGTAAGGTGCGAGGTCACATTGGCGCCGATAAAGCTCATCAGCCCGATATCGCGCCCGCCAGGCGCCTCGCCGGTCGTCAGCATTTGCACCAGTTCGGCATCCGAATAGGTCCCGACCATCTGGCTGAGGTCGGGCGCGAAGCCATCCTCGCCATCGAGCTGCGGCCCGTGGCAGTCGGCACAGTTGACCGTCGCGACATAGCGACCCAGCGCATATTCCTCGCCCGGATCGGGCGGATGGTTGCCGGCATAGAGCGGCACTTCTTCGGCAGATGTCGGATATTGGCCTGCCGCACGCGCTTCCGCGAGACCGGGATTGAGCTTGGTCAGCGGCGTCGGCTCGCCCGTCGGTTCGAGCGTGCGCAGATAGGCGATCAACGCTGCCATGTCGGCGTCCGAGACCTTCTGATAGACCTTGGACGGCATCATGTAGATTTCATCTCGCGTGGGATGCACCCCCTCGCGCAGAAGCGTCTCCAGTTGCTCGTCCGTCAAATCGGGCACGGCACGCGTGACATTGGAAGCCCAGATGCCGTCCAGCGTCGGATCGAAATTACCCATATGTGTGCCGGTCAATGTGGGCGTGTGACAGGCGGTGCAGAGCAGCACCTTCGACACCCGCTCGCCATGCGCGACCTTGGCCGCCTCGTCATCGCCATAATCGGCGCCCTGAAAAGTCACCGCGGCGTCTTCGAGCACTGCGCCTTCTAGAGAATCCTCGTTCGATTGTTCGACAGCGCACGCAAACAGGCTGGCCCCCGCCAGCAGGACGACAAACCCCCGCATCCTGCATCTCCCTCTGTTGTGACAGCAGAGTTAACACAGGTTAGGCTGACTGGGAA contains:
- a CDS encoding carboxyl transferase domain-containing protein yields the protein MSAPTLDSKIDLSSPEAQARAKHNRALVERLRDDVAEAAKGGPERHRERHVARGKLLPRERVERLLDPGSPFLEIGQLAACDMYEGQVPGAGMIAGIGRVSGRQAMIVCNDATVKGGTYYPMTVKKHLRAQEIAEANRLPCIYLVDSGGANLPHQAEVFPDRDHFGRIFFNQANMSAKAIPQIACVMGSCTAGGAYVPAMSDESVIVKEQGTIFLAGPPLVKAATGEEISAEDLGGGDLHARKSGVVDHLAENDEHALTIVRDILSTVPQGAENADLNYAEPRAPKYDAEELYSIIPEDVRAPYDVHEVIARIVDGSEFHEFKPLYGSSLVCGFAHIHGLPVAILANNGVIFSESAVKGAHFIELAAERKIPLLFLQNVSGFMVGGKYEAEGIAKHGAKLVTAVATAQVPKITVLIGGSFGAGNYGMAGRAYSPNFLFTWPNSRISVMGGEQAASVLATVHRDADTWSEEEAEEFKKPIRQKYEDEGNPWHATARLWDDGIIDPAQTRDVLGLAFAACLNAPVPDQPKFGVFRM
- a CDS encoding c-type cytochrome; the encoded protein is MRGFVVLLAGASLFACAVEQSNEDSLEGAVLEDAAVTFQGADYGDDEAAKVAHGERVSKVLLCTACHTPTLTGTHMGNFDPTLDGIWASNVTRAVPDLTDEQLETLLREGVHPTRDEIYMMPSKVYQKVSDADMAALIAYLRTLEPTGEPTPLTKLNPGLAEARAAGQYPTSAEEVPLYAGNHPPDPGEEYALGRYVATVNCADCHGPQLDGEDGFAPDLSQMVGTYSDAELVQMLTTGEAPGGRDIGLMSFIGANVTSHLTDEERADLVAYLRKLSEDKMAAAQ